TGACTGAGCAGAAAGCAACGAACGTTACCTGGCACGACCACACCGTGAGTAAGGCCGAGCGGCAGAAGCTGATGGGCCACAAGAGCGCTGTGCTGTGGTTCACCGGCCTGAGCGGAGCCGGAAAAAGCACCGTGGCCAACACCGTCGATCACCTGCTGCACTCCAAGGGCATTCACACCTACGTCCTGGACGGCGATAACGTCCGCATGGGCCTGAACAAGAACCTCGGCTTCTCGGCTGAAGATCGTGCCGAGAACATTCGCCGCATCGGCGAAGTGGCCAAGCTGTTCTGCCACTCCGGCGTCTTCGTGCTGACCGCCTTCATCTCTCCGTACCGCGCTGACCGCGACAAGGCTCGTGAGATTCTCGATCAGGGCGAATTCATCGAAGTTTACGTCAACGCTTCGCTCGAAACGTGCGAAGGTCGCGATCCGAAGGGGCTGTACAAGAAGGCCCGCGCTGGCGAGATCAAAGGCTTCACCGGCATCGACGATCCGTACGAAGAACCAGCCAACCCGGAAATCGTTCTCAATTCGGACAATAAGAGCATCGACGAACTCGCTCAGGAAGTCGTCGACTACCTCGAGAAGAACGGCTACCTGTCTGCATAACCTGCGACAACCAGCTATACTCCGAACCCCGCTGATCGATCAGCGGGGTTTTTTCATGGCAGTCGTCAACGCGAGTGAATCGCTCCCATTCACCTGAAATGGGACAACTCACCCAGGGATGACTCAGACGCGTGCGTCTGAGTGGCCCAGCCACAAGAAGCCGGTCACCGACGTCTCTTGTTTACACTGCCTGGCAATCGTTATTAGAGCAGTTTACTTTTGGGTGTAACCGTTCGGTCCGCGAAAGATGCAGCGTTTCAGGCGATTCGACGCTCATTCGCGGACATCCGATAGAGCGATCCGCTCTATCGTTCCGGCGACGGACAGCGTCTTCCTGTGACTTCGTCACCCAGACGTGCACGTCTGGGCCATCCACCTTGGCGGAACGCCAACGAGAGATTCATGACCGTTTTCCCTGTCCCAGAGTCTTCCATCGTCCTGACCCATGACCGCTAACCCACAGCTGCCGACCTGCATTTCTCAATGGCGCGATGAGCAGATCGAATTGCCGACTGGTCCACTCACGTTGACGATCCCCGCCGATCCCGATGCGTTGCTCGACGATCCCGACGTTCTGGAAGAGAGTCGACGGACGGACTATGTCCCGTACTGGGCGTACCTCTGGCCGGCTGCCAGGGAGATGTCGCGTCTGCTGACCAGTCTGGATGAAGCCCCAGCCGAATCGGCTCTCGAACTCGGCTGCGGCAGCGGGCTGATTGGTCTGGCCGCGATCACACGTGGCATTCATATCACCTTCAGTGATTACCGGCAGGAAGCCCTTCAACTCGCCGCCTTCAACGCCCGCCAGAATGGGCTGACCGACTTCGATGTTCTCAACGTCGACTGGTTCAACATCGAAACAGAACGCCGGTTCCCCTGGATCATTGCATCGGATGTCCTGTATGAAGCCCGCTTTCACGAGCCGTTTCTGAACGCAGTCTCCCAACTGCTCGAACCGGGCGGCGAAATCTGGATTGCTGATCCCGGTCGGGCGCTGGTTCTCGAGTTCGTGCGGCTGGCGCAAAGCCGAGGATGGGAGCCGGACGTCTACAACGGCGAGAGGGAACCGCGCTCGTTTCCGGTTATTGGTCAGTTTCAGTTGCTCGTCTTCAAGCCGACTGCTTAGCATCTGGGAAGCGCAGCAGACCCTCAACGATGCAAATCAGTCGAAAGGTGCGGACGTGCAGAACAGAATTCAACGGCAGTGGATGACCATCAACGAGTCTCTCTTTCGCAGAATGGTCTTCATCGCTGTTCTGTGCCAGTGGAGCTCGGGAATCGCTTTCGCTCAACAGCCAGAATCACTGAAGCCGATTAAGAACGTGATTTTCATCCTCTCTGATGATCATCGCTACGACTTCATGGGGTTCCATCCCAAATCTCCCGCCTGGCTGCAGACACCGAATCTGGATCGCATGGCCAGCGAGGGGATGCATTTTGAGAACGCCTTCGTCACGACTTCGCTCTGCTCGCCGAGTCGCGCTTCCATTTTGACCGGCCAGTACATGCATCGGCATCAGGTCGTCGATAATCAACGGGGCGTGCCGGAAGGAACGACGTTCTACCCGCAGTTGCTGCAAGAACAGGGCATGCAGACGGCCTTTATCGGCAAGTGGCATATGGGGCATGACGATGACAGTCCCCGGCCCGGTTTCGATCACTGGGTCAGCTTCATGGGGCAGGGCCAGTATTTCGATCCCGAACTCAACATCAACGGCAAGCGGCAATCATTCAAAGGGTACAATGCCGACGTCCTGACCGATCAGGCGCTGGAGTGGATGCAGAAGGGCCGCGATGGCAGCAAGCCGTTCTTCATGCACCTGGCATTCAAGGCGGTCCACTATCCGTTTCAGCCGGCCAAACGCTGGGCCGGGAAGTATCACGGCAAGCCGATCGACTATCCCGAAACGAGAGCCCGTACCGAGCGGAACTATCGCACGCAGCCGAACTGGGTGAAGGAACGTCGCTACTCCATTCACGGCATCGATCACATGGAAACCGGCCCGTTCGATAAAGACCCGGTGCCCGATCTGGATGACCTCTACTGGGACTACGCCGAAACCGTCAGCTCCTTGGACGACAACATCGGGCGGGTGTTGAAAGCACTTGAGGAAGCGGGTCTGGCTGAGGAAACACTGGTGCTCTACATGGGCGACAACGGATTTCACCTCGGCGAGCATGGTTTCTACGACAAACGGGATGCCTTTGAGACGTCCGTTCGCGTGCCGCTGCTCGCCTGGTCGCCGGGAAATGTTCCGGCTGGTAAAACTGTTTCGCAGATGATGCTCAATATCGACATCGCTCCGACCGTTCTCGAAACGCTCGGCTACAGCGATGCCATCGACCCCAAACAGTTTGACGGGCAATCGTTCGCTCCGTTTCTGGCGGGAAGCTCAACCGACTGGCGCTCGCATTTCGTTTATGAGTATCACTGGGAATGGAACTTCCCCGCCACGCCGACGCTCTTCGCCATCCGCACCGATCAGCACAAGTACGTCTACTATCACGGAACGTGGGACATCGACAGTTTTCATGAACTGACGACCGACCCGGACGAACGCCACAACCTGATCAACGTCCCCGGCTATCAAGAGCAGATCGAAGCCCTCCGCTCGCAGCTCTTTACCGAACTCGAAGAACGAAATGCTCTGAACGCCCCAGTCCGCCCACCAGCCGGCGAACGACTCGGTCAACGCAAACTGCCCGAGTGATAACTCTCAGAGAAGCAATGAGTCCACCCCAGTAGGGTTCGCTGTGTGGACGCGGAATCGTCGTCGATTGCGTGACCAGTTCGCTTCGCTTCAAGTCGTGTTCCTGTGATGCGGACACCTATCGAAGCACAGAAGGCGGAAATAAAGAGCTTCACGCAATACGCGTTCGCACAGTGAACCCTACAGCCGCCTACGAGGCGGTTCCTGCGAGAGCTTCGACGACTTCTTTCTCGGCTGGCGTCTGTTCAATGACACGCATCGAACGCCACTTGCCGCCAAGGAAGCGGATCAGATAGATGATCCCGAGCGACCAGACCCACGCGGTCAACAGGGACCAGCATCCGTAGATGCCGACGTGGAGGACTTCCACGGCGACATAGGTCGCGATCGCCATGCCGGACGCCATGACCAAACTCACCTTTAACACAAAGGGGGTATCACCGGCTCCTTTGATGGCGCTGACGAAGATCATCATCGCGGCATCAAACATGTTGTAGGCCGCCACGAAACGGAGCAGGTTGATCGACATCTGCCAGACTTCGCCGTCTCCGCCCTCGGTTTCGACGCCGACAAAGAACGGCGCGAGGAAGAGTTGCGGCACCAGCAGATAACTCAGCGAGATGCCGGTCATGTAGACCAGTGCGACGTGCAATGTCGTCCACGTTGCACGAGCTGAGAGATCGTCGCGGTTCTCCCCAAGATGCTGACCAACCAGAATGCTTGCGGCCTGAGCAAATCCCCAGATCGGCATGAACGCCAGCGTGCTGATGCTGAAAGCCATACTCGTCGCCTCTGCTTCGACGCCGCCGAGTCGACCGACCAGCATGATGAAGCAGGTGAAGCCTAGCACATCGAGCACGAACTGAAATCCGCTCGGCGCCCCATAAAAGAGGATCCGCTTTAACAGGTCCCGATGAATTCGCAGATCGAGCGAATGAAACTCGATGCGATGCTTCTTCTGGACGAGAAGCAGGAAGTAGATCAACGCTTTGATCCACAACGATGTCACCGTCGCCCAGCCCGCTCCCGCGATTCCGGCTTCGGGAAATCCATACTTGCCGAAGATCCAGGCGTAATCGAGGAAGACGTTCAACAACGCCACAAAGGTATCGACGCACATCACAATGCGCGTTCTTCCCCGGCCGGAATAAAAGGACGAAAGGGCCTGAGCGATCAGCATTGCCGGGATGCCCCAGCAGAGGATCTGGAAATACTGGATCTCGAGGGCCTGCACCGCCGGTTCGTGACCGGCCAGTGCAAAGACGGCGGGAGCCAGCGGAATGGCCAGCAAGAGCAGCGGACTAAGGAACAGCGAGATCCAGACGCCCTGCCAGACGGTGGGCCCAATCTGCTTCGGCTGATGACTGCCCGAGTACTGAGACACAAACGTGGCGCAGTACATACAAATACCGAGCGGCAGGCAGAGCAGAGAGAACCAGAGCGTCGAGGCGGAAAAGGCAGCCGCCATCGCGATTCCCGATTCCCACTTCAGAAAGACGCGATCGACGAACGTCATCACCGTCCACGACAGGGAGGAAATCACTAACGGGAGTGAGACATACAGAATTTCCCGACCACCAGCCGTGCGATTCCACCACGTTTCACGAGGCGGTTGGGGCGGGGCGAGCAATGCAGCGGAGGCATCCATACCAGTTGATCCGTTGAGTGAGCGCACCTGAAAGTCGGAGGGCCGCAGCGGGGCGGGGAGAGATCGGGAGAGCCGCTCCCGGCGCAGGGGGAGCCAGCGATCCGGGAATGATAGGGCAGACACCGGCTGCGGCAAATGGTTCGACGGGAATTCGCACCGCGTCGGAAACAGGGCGACGATCTAAGTTCCAGCCACTTCGGAAGCTCCGTTCATCCGCGAAATTTTCCTGAAAATCCGCGAAGGATCTTTACGGTTCGTCCGTCTCCTGTTCTGAGGTAACGTCAGTAATCAGAACGCGCTTAAGTGGATCGGATCATGTTGAATCAGAGAACCCTCCTGGCCGGCATCGCTGTCCTGGCGGTGGTCGCTGGCATCGCAAACGCTTCCTACTGGGCTGGCTTCGACGATGGATACTGGTTCCGCACCGATATCCGTCTTTCCAAAGAAGTACTGCAGGATCAGACGCTTCTCGACGACATCAAACTGGAACCGGTCGCGCAAAGAAAATTCCGCGCCCGGTGATGGGACCAGGACCACGTCCGGGAAGCCCGACTTCCGCTGGCCGGCCCGTTCCTGTTCGGCAATCTTGACGGGAAGAACCTGAAGGCCATCGACCGCCACGTAGCCATCAGCCTCTGCGTTCGAGATGGTGACCGTTCCGTCCGTCTGAGGATCAAACCGGAACCGTCCGAGAGCAACAGGGACCTGCTCAACGATCGCAGGTTTGCGCTGGTTGACCGTGACGACGCGGCTGCCTTCACTCGTTTCGATGGTGACCCGCGTTTTGCTCGAACGGTTTTCGTGCCAGCTGTAAAGCAGACGGACTTCGTACTCGCCGGCTTTCGGCACCTTGAAGCGGAAGATCGCTGACTTCTTCCCGCGATCGGTGTTGTTGTCGTGGCGGTATGTGTTGCCGATCAGGGAATGCTGTCGCCCACTGGTGACCCAGTCCCCTTTGAACTCGGCGGACGAGTCATCCAGAACGATTCCCGGCAGCTCACTCAGTGGCGTTTGTCCCGGCGGCCAGTGCAGGATTTGGCCGTCCGCCTGAAGCCGCTCTTTCAATTGATCGTACTCGACATCTTGAATGGCGATGTCCTTCTCGAGAGCCAGACAGGCAGCCGTCGCCGCCGACTGGCTCGTGATCATGAAGGGCGGTTCCATGCGAATGCTGGCGAACGCCGAGTGACTGGCTGACAGAGCGAAAGTCACAAGCAGATTGGTGCACTGACTCTTCTTCGGCACGATGGCGTCGTAGCCGATCTGATAGGGGCCGAAGCCTCCCCGGCCGGTGGCGATCTTCCCTTCACGGGTGACAACTCCATCTTTCACAATGCGGCGGATTTCATGGGCGTCGGTCCCGTAGGATCCCAGGCCGATCGACTTCGGAGCGAACTCCCGACCGAAGGTGTGATGCTCCGTCATTACGAAGTCGCTCACCATTCGTCGCCCTTCGCGAACATAGATCTGATGGGGCCAGCCGCCGGTCTCTGGAAACTCATCCTCTGGCAGTCCGAACCGCCTCATGTCATTGCGGACCTTTTCCGGTACGCGGGGATCATTCGCCAGAAAGTAGAGCAGTCCGCGGTGATAGTTCTCGAGCTCGCGGGCCAGTTCCTCGCGTTCGTCATAACTCGCTTCGGGCCACGCCCAGCTGAAGCCGGGGAGATTGCCGCCGAAGGTCGCCGTGTTGAAGTCCCACTTGCTGTTTGGCAGCGGATCGTGCTTGCTGAACCAGCGGAGATCCATGTCGTCTCCCTGAGCCAGGCACGCTTCGATGAAGCGAACGACCAGTTCATAGCGGGCGGGATCGTAATTGTCCGGTTTCACGATGGGCCGCATGTTGTCCGGATCGGTTGTCATGCACAGCCGATAGCAATAGGCCTGCACACCCGGGGCAGCTTCACCTGGAGTGCCCGGTTCGCCTTCGTTGACCAGCGGGAGCAATCCACTGGACGGGTCGCCTTTGACGACGTACGGATCGAGCGGGAAATCGCGATCCCAGACCCCCTGACCACCCGGCACGCGTCCATTGGAGCCCGGTTTGAGGTGCCCGGTACGTGGCTTGTAATTGTCGCTGTAGTAGATGCCGTTGTACGTTTCGCCGTACTGGTCGTTGCTTTCCCGGGTGAGGGTGTAGTCAACTCCCGCGGCGGCCATCAGATCGCCTTCGTAGGTGGTGTCGATGAACATCCCGGCCTGTACGGTCCGGCCGTCTTCGAGAACGAGTTCGGTGATGCGTGTTCCGTCTTTCCGCACCGAGGCGAGCCGGGCGTTTCTCATCACGACGACGCCTGCTTCTTCCGCCATTTCGTCGAAGACTCGCTCGGCGATGTGAGGCTCGATTGAATACGAACCCCCGGTGGCGGGTCCGCCGTGGCCTTTAAAGCCTTCATCCCACTGCAGTTGTTTTCCGTAGGTGGCGACGAGTCGTGTGAAGTACTCGCGGGCAATCCCGCCGACGCTTCGCGGCTCGCCGATATCGACGGCGCTGAGTCCGCCCGAGGTCATGCCGCCGAGATGCAGCCCCGGTTCGACCAGCACGACCCGCTTCCCCATGCGAGCGGCCTCAACAGCCGCGACCACCCCGCCGGACGTTCCGCCATACACGCAGACGTCGGCGTCAGTCGTCGAACCTTCCCGGACCCATTCTTCGCTGAATTTCGCGACGGTCAGCTGGCCTGTTCGGTAGTGGTCGACGCCATCCGTCGAGCCGCGTTCGTAGAAACAGAGAATCGTTCCGTCCGACAACGCGGCCAGATCGCTGTAACCACTGAATCCGGGTTCAATCACTCGCTGATGCGGCCACGTTTTCCCTTCGTCTTCACTCAGCTTAACGGTCACGTTCACCCGATCCCGCTTTTGTCCCGCGACCTCTTTGCCATCTCTTCTGCTGAGGTTATGAGGGTTTGAAAACGCAATCAGCCCCGGCTCGTTCCCGTCTGGTTCGCGGACGCGGACGATCGCCCCCATGCAGATCGGTTCCAGCAGGGCGGGATCGAACCGAGGCTCGGACCAGTCGGTCGCTCCGTTGGGACTGACGGTCACGAGTCGGCGATTTCGTTTGGATTCATTCCGGGCATTAAGCATCACCGAACCATCGGCCAGTTCCACGACCACGGTTTCGTTGGGAAAGATGAACTCGTCGGTGTCGGGAATGGCGATCTCTCCGCGGTGCCATGTCTGACCATGATCGTCGCTGTAGATTGTTGACGTCACTGAGGGACGATGGGCATGTCCTCCCGTGCCCGGGGAAATCCAGACCGGCACAAC
The sequence above is a segment of the Rubinisphaera margarita genome. Coding sequences within it:
- a CDS encoding MATE family efflux transporter, encoding MDASAALLAPPQPPRETWWNRTAGGREILYVSLPLVISSLSWTVMTFVDRVFLKWESGIAMAAAFSASTLWFSLLCLPLGICMYCATFVSQYSGSHQPKQIGPTVWQGVWISLFLSPLLLLAIPLAPAVFALAGHEPAVQALEIQYFQILCWGIPAMLIAQALSSFYSGRGRTRIVMCVDTFVALLNVFLDYAWIFGKYGFPEAGIAGAGWATVTSLWIKALIYFLLLVQKKHRIEFHSLDLRIHRDLLKRILFYGAPSGFQFVLDVLGFTCFIMLVGRLGGVEAEATSMAFSISTLAFMPIWGFAQAASILVGQHLGENRDDLSARATWTTLHVALVYMTGISLSYLLVPQLFLAPFFVGVETEGGDGEVWQMSINLLRFVAAYNMFDAAMMIFVSAIKGAGDTPFVLKVSLVMASGMAIATYVAVEVLHVGIYGCWSLLTAWVWSLGIIYLIRFLGGKWRSMRVIEQTPAEKEVVEALAGTAS
- the cysC gene encoding adenylyl-sulfate kinase — translated: MTEQKATNVTWHDHTVSKAERQKLMGHKSAVLWFTGLSGAGKSTVANTVDHLLHSKGIHTYVLDGDNVRMGLNKNLGFSAEDRAENIRRIGEVAKLFCHSGVFVLTAFISPYRADRDKAREILDQGEFIEVYVNASLETCEGRDPKGLYKKARAGEIKGFTGIDDPYEEPANPEIVLNSDNKSIDELAQEVVDYLEKNGYLSA
- a CDS encoding sulfatase family protein, coding for MQNRIQRQWMTINESLFRRMVFIAVLCQWSSGIAFAQQPESLKPIKNVIFILSDDHRYDFMGFHPKSPAWLQTPNLDRMASEGMHFENAFVTTSLCSPSRASILTGQYMHRHQVVDNQRGVPEGTTFYPQLLQEQGMQTAFIGKWHMGHDDDSPRPGFDHWVSFMGQGQYFDPELNINGKRQSFKGYNADVLTDQALEWMQKGRDGSKPFFMHLAFKAVHYPFQPAKRWAGKYHGKPIDYPETRARTERNYRTQPNWVKERRYSIHGIDHMETGPFDKDPVPDLDDLYWDYAETVSSLDDNIGRVLKALEEAGLAEETLVLYMGDNGFHLGEHGFYDKRDAFETSVRVPLLAWSPGNVPAGKTVSQMMLNIDIAPTVLETLGYSDAIDPKQFDGQSFAPFLAGSSTDWRSHFVYEYHWEWNFPATPTLFAIRTDQHKYVYYHGTWDIDSFHELTTDPDERHNLINVPGYQEQIEALRSQLFTELEERNALNAPVRPPAGERLGQRKLPE
- a CDS encoding FAD-dependent oxidoreductase; the protein is MRFRFLPAILFYLGLLCHCGGTTFGAEITKTDLFTAGEDGYKLFRIPGIVVTTKGTVLAYCEARKSDSGDWGTIDIPMRRSTDGGTTWEPAQQIVQIEGDLPINPVAAAQNLDKPGENTVNNPVAIVDHQTGAVHFLYCLEYMRCFYMRSDDDGVSWTEPVEITETFEKFRPDYDWKVIATGPAHGIQLQHGEHAGRLVVPVWISPGTGGHAHRPSVTSTIYSDDHGQTWHRGEIAIPDTDEFIFPNETVVVELADGSVMLNARNESKRNRRLVTVSPNGATDWSEPRFDPALLEPICMGAIVRVREPDGNEPGLIAFSNPHNLSRRDGKEVAGQKRDRVNVTVKLSEDEGKTWPHQRVIEPGFSGYSDLAALSDGTILCFYERGSTDGVDHYRTGQLTVAKFSEEWVREGSTTDADVCVYGGTSGGVVAAVEAARMGKRVVLVEPGLHLGGMTSGGLSAVDIGEPRSVGGIAREYFTRLVATYGKQLQWDEGFKGHGGPATGGSYSIEPHIAERVFDEMAEEAGVVVMRNARLASVRKDGTRITELVLEDGRTVQAGMFIDTTYEGDLMAAAGVDYTLTRESNDQYGETYNGIYYSDNYKPRTGHLKPGSNGRVPGGQGVWDRDFPLDPYVVKGDPSSGLLPLVNEGEPGTPGEAAPGVQAYCYRLCMTTDPDNMRPIVKPDNYDPARYELVVRFIEACLAQGDDMDLRWFSKHDPLPNSKWDFNTATFGGNLPGFSWAWPEASYDEREELARELENYHRGLLYFLANDPRVPEKVRNDMRRFGLPEDEFPETGGWPHQIYVREGRRMVSDFVMTEHHTFGREFAPKSIGLGSYGTDAHEIRRIVKDGVVTREGKIATGRGGFGPYQIGYDAIVPKKSQCTNLLVTFALSASHSAFASIRMEPPFMITSQSAATAACLALEKDIAIQDVEYDQLKERLQADGQILHWPPGQTPLSELPGIVLDDSSAEFKGDWVTSGRQHSLIGNTYRHDNNTDRGKKSAIFRFKVPKAGEYEVRLLYSWHENRSSKTRVTIETSEGSRVVTVNQRKPAIVEQVPVALGRFRFDPQTDGTVTISNAEADGYVAVDGLQVLPVKIAEQERAGQRKSGFPDVVLVPSPGAEFSLRDRFQFDVVEKRLILQYFFGKTDIGAEPVSIVEASPVGSVCDASDHRQDSDAGQEGSLIQHDPIHLSAF
- a CDS encoding class I SAM-dependent methyltransferase, with product MTANPQLPTCISQWRDEQIELPTGPLTLTIPADPDALLDDPDVLEESRRTDYVPYWAYLWPAAREMSRLLTSLDEAPAESALELGCGSGLIGLAAITRGIHITFSDYRQEALQLAAFNARQNGLTDFDVLNVDWFNIETERRFPWIIASDVLYEARFHEPFLNAVSQLLEPGGEIWIADPGRALVLEFVRLAQSRGWEPDVYNGEREPRSFPVIGQFQLLVFKPTA